A portion of the Juglans microcarpa x Juglans regia isolate MS1-56 chromosome 1D, Jm3101_v1.0, whole genome shotgun sequence genome contains these proteins:
- the LOC121248073 gene encoding uncharacterized protein LOC121248073, whose product MVGLVADDGGNSNDKPCRRIHLWFRMRALHVRAFMTQTQNPPQPLPRSPLLYLLDPPEPTSAEQSPPSASSDPSESQSSLSSYFSDVKQQQQQQHRPASPFSQRNPTIPALSEFRPRSSVPPLSRPNSAHLTTPSSESSSQLISFQELYKRNVTEKADENGTNTASAPGKFGGTGGKHWFEAIREDVRRRRSLAGMAQNEWSGAELMFLESKNKLKLKPSTDPVPVIGGTGTLPVSVFGKERERKDTEGRKWQ is encoded by the exons ATGGTGGGGCTGGTGGCTGACGACGGTGGCAATAGCAACGACAAGCCGTGTAGGAGAATCCATTTATGGTTTCGCATGAGAGCACTACACGTGAGGGCTTTCATG ACCCAAACACAGAACCCTCCACAACCCCTCCCTCGTTCACCTCTTCTCTACCTCCTCGACCCTCCTGAGCCCACCTCTGCCGAGCAATCCCCGCCATCCGCCTCATCCGACCCCTCCGAATCTCAATCATCCTTATCCTCCTATTTCTCTGATGtcaaacaacaacaacagcaacaacatAGACCCGCTTCCCCATTTTCACAAAGGAATCCCACAATCCCAGCACTCTCCGAGTTCCGCCCCCGATCCTCTGTGCCACCTCTCTCCAGACCCAACTCCGCACATTTGACGACACCGTCCTCCGAATCTTCATCCCAGCTCATCTCGTTTCAAGAGCTTTACAAACGGAATGTGACCGAGAAGGCCGACGAGAACGGTACCAACACAGCTTCGGCCCCCGGAAAATTTGGCGGCACTGGCGGAAAGCACTGGTTCGAAGCAATTCGAGAGGATGTACGGCGGCGACGTTCGTTGGCCGGGATGGCACAGAATGAGTGGAGTGGGGCTGAGCTGATGTTTTTGGAATCTAAGAATAAGTTGAAATTGAAGCCGTCTACTGATCCGGTTCCGGTGATTGGCGGGACTGGTACGCTGCCGGTTTCAGTGTTTGGGAAGGAAAGGGAGCGGAAGGATACGGAGGGGAGAAAATGGCAATGA